One window from the genome of Lynx canadensis isolate LIC74 chromosome E3, mLynCan4.pri.v2, whole genome shotgun sequence encodes:
- the ARMC5 gene encoding armadillo repeat-containing protein 5, which yields MAAAKPTLTDSLSFCLAQLTAAAGEGLGGGKDTATNETPLGRALLALRTRHVKAAGGIERFRARGGLRPLLALLRRAAAAGPAPSQAGSGSAPSSVESAIYDGPAPSSGPAPSSASSSSPSPPARLRKTLDLALSILANCCTEGACRAEVRRLGGILSLVTILQCVKTDSIQNRTARALGNLAMEPESCGDIHSAGAVPLLVESLTACQDSQCLQSVVRALRNLADSPQHRLALAQQGAVRPLAELLAAAPDPALTLALVRALLELSRGCSRACAEQLSLGGGLGPLVSLASHPKKAVREATILILANLCAQGLVRPALGNAGGVEVLLGELRRRRGPNGAGPASQQPLVRAVCLLCREAINRARLRDAGGLELLMGLLRDPRASAWHLRVVAALVGFLYDTGALGRLQALGLVPLLAGQLCGDAGDEEEEGREAASWDFPEERTPERAEAGSFRSLRSWLISEGYAAGPGDISPDWSPERCPPPPPPPEPAEPTSPTLGPTSLRTPRTLRTPGRSPAATSEEPWGREGPALLLLSRFSQAPDPSGALVTSPALCGLLAYVTGSPGPPSPRALRILARLTCNPACLEAFVRSYGAALLRAWLVLGVAPEDWPTLRARPVRRQHRELGEMLLQNLTVQAESPFGVGALTHLLLSGSPEDRVACALTLPFICRKPSLWRRLLLDQGGLRLLLSALTRPAPHPLFLFFAADSLSCLQGLVSPTVSPALPPTIPLDLDAPSPCLYERLLGPAPIPAPDLHFLLDSGLRLPAQRAASATASPFFRALLAGSFAEAQMDLVPLRGLSPSAAWPILHHLHGCRGCGAALGPVPPPGQPLLGSEAEEALEAAGRFLLPGLEEELEEAVSHIHLGPHGGPESVGEVFRLGRPRLVAHCARWALGPGQCPRKRALALVGLVEAAGEETGPLTEALLAVVMGVEFGGKGSSLDC from the exons ATGGCGGCTGCGAAACCGACTCTCACGGACTCGCTCTCGTTCTGCCTCGCGCAGCTCACAGCGGCGGCCGGGGAGGGTCTAGGTGGGGGAAAGGACACAGCTACCAACGAGACACCCTTGGGCCGTGCGCTCTTAGCCCTCCGCACACGCCACGTCAAGGCAGCAGGGGGAATCGAGCGCTTCCGGGCGCGCGGCGGGCTCCGCCCCCTTCTCGCGCTGCTGCGGCGAGCGGCGGCAGCGGGTCCCGCCCCGTCCCAGGCTGGCTCAGGCTCCGCCCCCTCGTCGGTCGAGTCAGCGATTTATGATGGCCCCGCCCCCTCGTcgggccctgccccctcctctgcgtCGTCGTCGTCGCCCTCGCCGCCAGCGCGCCTGCGCAAGACCCTGGACTTGGCTCTCAGCATCCTAGCCAACTGCTGTACGGAAGGGGCGTGCCGGGCTGAAGTGCGCAGGCTCGGAGGCATTCTCTCTTTGG TGACTATTCTTCAGTGTGTGAAGACAGACAGCATCCAGAACAGAACAGCCCGTGCTCTGGGGAATTTAGCCATGGAACCTGAGAGCTGTGGGGACATCCATTCTGCTG gTGCTGTTCCCTTGCTGGTTGAGAGCCTGACAGCCTGCCAGGACTCCCAGTGCCTGCAGAGTGTGGTGCGTGCCCTCCGCAACCTGGCCGACTCACCCCAGCACCGCCTGGCCCTGGCACAGCAGGGAGCAGTACGCCCTCTGGCTGAGCTTCTGGCCGCTGCCCCAGACCCTGCACTGACCTTGGCCCTAGTCCGTGCCCTCTTAGAGCTGAGTCGAGGCTGCTCCCGGGCCTGTGCTGAGCAGCTAAGTCTGGGTGGAGGATTAGGCCCACTGGTCAGTTTGGCCTCCCACCCCAAAAAGGCAGTACGGGAGGCAACTATCTTGATCCTTGCCAACCTGTGTGCCCAGGGCCTTGTGCGGCCTGCATTGGGCAATGCTGGTGGTGTGGAAGTACTACTGGGTGAACTCCGGCGGCGCAGGGGACCTAATGGGGCTGGCCCAGCCTCTCAGCAGCCCCTGGTACGAGCCGTGTGCCTGCTGTGCCGGGAGGCCATCAACCGGGCCCGGCTGCGGGATGCTGGTGGTTTGGAGCTGTTGATGGGCCTGCTACGGGACCCTCgtgccagtgcctggcaccttCGTGTCGTGGCTGCCCTCGTGGGCTTCCTGTATGATACTGGAGCCCTGGGCCGGCTACAGGCTCTGGGACTTGTACCTCTCTTGGCTGGGCAGCTGTGTGGTGATGCTGGtgatgaggaagaagagggaagagaagctgCTTCCTGGGACTTTCCTGAGGAGCGGACCCCTGAGCGGGCAGAAGCTGGAAGCTTCCGAAGCCTAAG GTCATGGCTGATCTCTGAAGGCTACGCCGCAGGCCCGGGAGACATCTCTCCTGACTGGTCCCCTGAGCGATGTCCCCCACCTCCACCGCCGCCAGAGCCAGCTGAGCCAaccagccccaccctgggcccaACTTCACTGCGGACGCCTCGCACACTGCGCACACCTGGCCGCAGCCCTGCCGCCACCTCTGAGGAGCCTTGGGGCCGTGAGGGGCCAGCGCTGCTGCTGCTGTCGCGCTTCTCCCAGGCTCCCGACCCAAGTGGGGCATTGGTGACCAGCCCAGCCCTATGTGGCCTGCTGGCCTATGTGACGGGCTCACCGGGTCCACCGAGCCCACGTGCACTGCGCATCCTGGCACGCCTTACCTGCAACCCTGCCTGTCTCGAGGCCTTTGTGCGCAGCTATGGTGCTGCACTGCTGCGTGCCTGGCTTGTGTTAGGTGTTGCCCCGGAAGATTGGCCCACACTGCGTGCCCGCCCAGTTCGACGCCAGCACCGGGAGCTGG GTGAGATGCTGCTGCAGAACCTGACTGTGCAGGCTGAATCACCCTTTGGAGTGGGCGCCCTCACTCATCTGCTGCTCTCTGGAAGCCCTGAGGACCGCGTGGCCTGTGCACTGACCCTGCCCTTCATCTGTCG GAAGCCCTCTCTGTGGCGCCGGCTACTTCTGGACCAGGGCGGCCTCCGGCTCCTCCTCTCAGCACTAACTCGGCCAGCTCCACATccactcttcctcttctttgctGCGGACTCCCTTTCCTGCCTCCAAGGCCTGGTGTCTCCCACTGTGAGCCCAGCCCTCCCACCTACAATCCCTTTGGATCTAGATGCCCCCTCCCCTTGCCTTTATGAACGTCTGCTGGGCCCAGCCCCCATCCCAGCCCCTGACCTGCATTTCCTACTGGACTCAGGCCTACGGCTCCCTGCCCAGCGAGCTGCCTCAGCTACTGCCTCCCCTTTCTTCCGGGCCCTGCTAGCTGGCAGCTTTGCCGAAGCCCAGATGGACCTGGTGCCACTTCGAGGCCTGTCACCCAGTGCAGCCTGGCCTATCCTGCATCACTTGCATGGCTGCCGGGGCTGTGGCGCTGCACTGGGGCCTGTTCCCCCACCAGGCCAGCCCCTGCTGGGCTCAGAGGCTGAGGAGGCACTGGAGGCTGCTGGCCGTTTTTTGCTCCCTGGGCTGGAAGAGGAGCTGGAAGAGGCTGTGAGCCACATCCACCTGGGACCCCATGGTGGCCCAGAGTCAGTGGGTGAAGTATTCCGCCTGGGCCGGCCCCGACTGGTTGCGCATTGTGCCCgctgggctctggggccagggcAGTGCCCTCGGAAACGGGCCTTGGCCTTAGTGGGGCTTGTGGAGGCAGCAGGCGAGGAGACAGGGCCCCTGACTGAGGCTTTACTGGCTGTGGTAATGGGGGTTGAATTCGGGGGCAAGGGTTCCAGCTTAGACTGTTGA